The Flavobacteriales bacterium genome contains a region encoding:
- a CDS encoding T9SS type A sorting domain-containing protein — MKKNVNLFILIYLLSCSSALAQVSKNVITEHFTNTVCSICASRNPQLNSNLVNNPSVLRISYHPSSPYASCVLSQHNVVANDTRTNAYNIYGGTPRIVIQGEVQSPSVNFSSASLFDSYQNESTFIAIDVNLDTVSLIDSIKVRVKTTTVATVPTGGETYRLYVGMAEDTVFYNAPNGENKHLNVFRTALNGNSGGSIALPTTVGDSLINEFTVAKNSGWNIKRVFAYALIQTTSNMEVVQVGSSTPIFSNTTLAVKQNNSNNLALALTNANEELVVSTKGFQTGGFYHLYHINGQLLLEGEHVNDYSRFSVSSLPKGVYVLRVGNQNGVVSKKFLK; from the coding sequence ATGAAAAAAAATGTCAACCTTTTTATACTGATATATCTACTTTCTTGCTCTTCAGCTTTAGCACAAGTTTCTAAAAATGTTATTACAGAACATTTTACCAATACAGTATGTAGTATTTGTGCTTCAAGGAACCCTCAACTCAATAGTAATCTTGTAAATAATCCATCTGTATTGAGGATTTCTTACCATCCAAGTTCCCCTTATGCGTCTTGTGTGCTCAGCCAACATAATGTTGTGGCAAATGATACCAGAACAAATGCCTATAATATCTATGGAGGAACACCCCGTATAGTTATTCAAGGAGAAGTACAATCGCCTAGTGTGAATTTTTCAAGTGCCTCACTGTTTGACTCTTACCAAAATGAATCAACTTTCATTGCAATTGACGTTAACTTAGATACCGTTTCGCTTATTGATTCAATAAAAGTAAGGGTAAAAACAACTACCGTTGCTACAGTTCCAACGGGAGGAGAAACTTATCGTTTATACGTTGGGATGGCAGAAGATACAGTGTTTTATAATGCTCCTAATGGAGAAAATAAACACCTCAATGTTTTTCGAACGGCATTGAACGGGAATTCAGGGGGGAGTATCGCATTGCCAACAACTGTTGGTGATTCTTTGATCAACGAATTTACTGTTGCCAAAAACTCCGGTTGGAATATCAAAAGAGTGTTTGCTTATGCACTTATTCAAACCACTAGCAATATGGAGGTCGTACAAGTAGGAAGTAGTACACCTATTTTTAGTAATACAACGCTTGCTGTAAAGCAGAACAATAGTAATAACTTGGCGTTAGCGCTTACTAATGCCAATGAAGAGTTGGTTGTGAGTACTAAAGGGTTTCAAACGGGAGGATTTTATCATTTATATCATATCAATGGACAGTTGCTTTTAGAAGGGGAACATGTGAACGACTACTCTCGTTTTTCGGTTTCAAGTTTACCCAAAGGAGTCTATGTGCTAAGAGTTGGCAATCAGAATGGTGTTGTTTCAAAAAAGTTTTTAAAATAG